A stretch of Corallococcus macrosporus DNA encodes these proteins:
- a CDS encoding serine/threonine-protein kinase, producing MSSELICETCGLTVPSETAVCPRDGTVVLSSFQPTPPEPKVIVEHSGNEASALSDPLIGLKLGEYELRSRIGVGGMGLVYDGIQPLIGKRVAVKVLRPELAHSSEQVARLLAEARAVNAIRHRGIIDIFGFGQLPDGRQYIVMEYLEGQPLDAILAEKGRIPVPEALSLLDEVLAALGAAHGAGVVHRDLKPSNIFLVRQPDGSRYVKLLDFGLAKRGEGPTGRTAQTRTDMVVGTPEYMAPEQARGQSVGPMTDLYAMGVVTFEIITGRLPFIGSSPVDLLMKHVEARPPRPSEFVPDLPPAVDAFILQMLTKDPETRPNSADVLRQHLAKLRRTLRATRTNPTAPAPVEPAPPKPAPAVAVSDVDARRPTTQVPPPVPPEDLMVPQEEPPSLRRFVPIALGAAVLLTAVGVVVATRRGGETPPPVVAVAAPPPAPKLEPAPLPPAPKFEPAPAQEAATPPAPVAEAPPKQAEPGPKVAAKATPSGTGRSVPRGNRTPSEEELLAEIRSVAARIKNNTRLGEAERKRFVGFLYQLQQDAEESTAADRLRIVKDLNDVKQEAL from the coding sequence ATGTCATCCGAGCTGATCTGCGAAACCTGCGGCCTCACCGTTCCGTCCGAGACGGCGGTGTGCCCTCGCGATGGCACCGTCGTGCTGTCGTCGTTCCAGCCGACTCCACCGGAACCGAAGGTCATCGTGGAGCACTCCGGTAACGAAGCCTCCGCCCTCTCCGATCCCCTCATCGGCCTGAAGCTGGGCGAGTACGAACTGCGCTCACGCATCGGCGTCGGCGGCATGGGGCTCGTCTACGACGGCATCCAGCCCCTCATCGGCAAGCGCGTCGCCGTGAAGGTGCTGCGCCCCGAACTGGCGCACTCGTCCGAACAGGTGGCCCGCCTCCTCGCGGAGGCCCGCGCCGTCAACGCCATCCGCCACCGCGGCATCATCGACATCTTCGGCTTCGGCCAGCTCCCCGACGGTCGCCAGTACATCGTCATGGAGTACCTCGAAGGCCAGCCGCTCGACGCCATCCTCGCGGAGAAGGGCCGCATCCCCGTCCCGGAGGCGCTGTCCCTCCTGGATGAAGTGCTCGCCGCCCTGGGCGCCGCGCACGGTGCGGGCGTGGTGCACCGCGACCTCAAGCCCAGCAACATCTTCCTCGTGCGCCAGCCGGACGGCTCGCGCTACGTGAAGCTGCTGGACTTCGGGCTCGCCAAGCGCGGCGAGGGCCCCACCGGCCGCACCGCGCAGACGCGCACCGACATGGTCGTCGGCACCCCGGAGTACATGGCGCCCGAGCAGGCCCGCGGCCAGTCCGTGGGCCCCATGACGGACCTGTACGCCATGGGCGTCGTCACCTTCGAGATCATCACCGGCCGGCTGCCCTTCATCGGCAGCTCCCCGGTGGACCTGCTCATGAAGCACGTGGAGGCCCGCCCTCCCCGGCCGTCGGAGTTCGTCCCCGACCTGCCGCCCGCCGTGGACGCCTTCATCCTGCAGATGCTCACCAAGGACCCGGAGACGCGCCCCAACTCCGCGGATGTCCTGCGTCAGCACCTGGCCAAGCTGCGCCGCACCCTGCGCGCCACGCGCACCAACCCCACCGCGCCCGCCCCTGTCGAGCCCGCGCCGCCCAAGCCGGCCCCCGCCGTCGCCGTCAGCGACGTGGACGCGCGCCGCCCCACCACCCAGGTTCCGCCGCCGGTCCCGCCCGAGGACCTGATGGTGCCGCAGGAAGAGCCCCCGTCGCTGCGGCGCTTCGTGCCCATCGCCTTGGGCGCGGCCGTGCTGCTCACCGCCGTGGGCGTCGTCGTCGCCACGCGCCGTGGCGGTGAGACGCCTCCGCCCGTCGTCGCCGTCGCGGCGCCGCCTCCCGCGCCGAAGCTCGAACCCGCGCCGCTGCCTCCCGCGCCGAAGTTCGAACCCGCGCCCGCGCAGGAAGCGGCCACTCCGCCCGCGCCTGTCGCGGAGGCCCCGCCGAAGCAGGCGGAGCCTGGCCCCAAGGTCGCGGCGAAGGCCACGCCTTCCGGGACGGGCCGCTCGGTGCCCCGTGGCAACCGGACTCCGTCCGAGGAGGAACTGCTGGCGGAGATCCGCTCGGTCGCGGCCCGGATCAAGAACAACACCCGGCTGGGCGAGGCGGAACGAAAGCGCTTCGTCGGGTTCCTCTATCAGCTCCAGCAGGACGCCGAGGAATCCACCGCCGCGGACCGGCTTCGCATCGTGAAGGACCTCAACGACGTGAAGCAGGAAGCGCTCTAG
- a CDS encoding transglycosylase domain-containing protein — MKTVFWLFMFLVGLAGVVIPLTYLYTASKLPRLESEFDVESQLRHRIEGDRMSVLAGRMDQGGRERAAVTFTRPDFSRMPKDLVALYIRQMDCPTYFQTPREDGRAWAWRLFAGVTLGTAPPGDGSCERHLAMRIARQIGIEGELPLSVAAHRLHAFFQKDQLVAYDLSTIRFERGVIGVEDAARKLFGRELGELQLSELAELQLALPPYGFYGDLKACKNASLIRQNRDLLLQDLAGYALVSEERARNAIAQPVACLSVK; from the coding sequence GTGAAGACCGTTTTCTGGCTGTTCATGTTCCTGGTCGGCCTGGCCGGCGTGGTGATTCCGCTCACGTACCTGTACACGGCCAGCAAGCTGCCGCGTCTGGAGAGCGAGTTCGACGTCGAGAGCCAGCTGCGCCACCGCATCGAGGGCGACCGGATGAGCGTGCTGGCCGGCCGGATGGACCAGGGCGGCCGGGAGCGCGCGGCGGTGACCTTCACGCGGCCGGACTTCTCGCGGATGCCCAAGGACCTGGTGGCGCTCTACATCCGCCAGATGGACTGCCCCACGTACTTCCAGACGCCGCGCGAGGACGGCCGCGCGTGGGCGTGGCGCCTGTTCGCCGGCGTGACGCTGGGCACGGCGCCTCCCGGGGACGGCTCCTGCGAGCGCCACCTGGCCATGCGCATCGCGCGGCAGATTGGCATCGAGGGCGAGCTGCCGCTGTCCGTGGCGGCGCACCGGCTGCACGCCTTCTTCCAGAAGGACCAGCTCGTCGCCTACGACCTGTCCACCATCCGCTTCGAGCGCGGCGTCATCGGCGTGGAGGACGCGGCCCGCAAGCTCTTCGGCCGGGAGCTGGGCGAGCTCCAGTTGTCGGAGCTGGCGGAGCTGCAGCTCGCGCTGCCGCCGTACGGGTTCTACGGCGACCTCAAGGCCTGCAAGAACGCGAGCCTCATCCGGCAGAACCGCGACCTGCTGCTGCAGGACCTGGCGGGCTACGCGCTGGTGAGCGAGGAGCGCGCGCGCAACGCCATCGCGCAGCCGGTGGCGTGCCTGTCGGTGAAGTAG
- a CDS encoding NAD-binding oxidoreductase, with the protein MSDWHTATVTARKPAADGLTDWVLDIGGTPLVGSHAHPGQYVQLRLPGGEPGMFAIASPPAPHGTRWEFLLKDDGSLPAALLRLPVGASVEVKRPEGPGFPMEKARGRDLLLFASGSGISAIRPVIAAVRQERGAYGQVTLYFGARTAGGFAYQHELEQWQADGVRVLCTVSRPGASGWQGLVGYVQAHLGEERLEQAIAFVCGPSDMVQDVMAQLARRGVPRNAVFLNY; encoded by the coding sequence ATGAGCGACTGGCACACCGCCACCGTCACCGCCCGGAAGCCCGCGGCGGATGGACTCACCGACTGGGTGCTCGACATCGGCGGGACGCCGCTGGTGGGCTCGCACGCCCACCCGGGGCAGTACGTCCAGCTGCGCCTTCCCGGTGGGGAGCCGGGCATGTTCGCCATCGCCTCGCCGCCGGCCCCCCATGGCACGCGGTGGGAGTTCCTGCTCAAGGACGACGGCTCGCTGCCCGCCGCGCTGCTGCGCCTGCCCGTGGGCGCGAGCGTGGAGGTGAAGCGTCCGGAGGGCCCCGGCTTCCCCATGGAGAAGGCGCGCGGCCGCGACCTGCTGCTGTTCGCCAGCGGCTCCGGCATCTCCGCCATCCGCCCCGTCATCGCCGCCGTGCGACAGGAGCGCGGCGCATATGGCCAGGTGACGCTGTACTTCGGCGCGCGCACGGCGGGCGGCTTCGCGTACCAGCATGAGCTGGAGCAATGGCAGGCGGACGGCGTGCGCGTGCTGTGCACCGTGAGCCGCCCCGGCGCCAGCGGCTGGCAGGGCCTTGTCGGCTACGTGCAGGCCCACCTGGGCGAGGAGCGGCTGGAGCAGGCCATCGCCTTCGTGTGCGGCCCGTCCGACATGGTGCAGGACGTGATGGCCCAGCTGGCCCGGCGCGGCGTTCCCAGGAACGCCGTGTTCCTCAACTACTGA